CGAAATATTGAGAAAACTGAATTTGAATGAAGGGGCTTTTTTTACAGTTGTAGCCTTGATTTTGATAGTCTCGACATTTATCGTTTTTTTCTATTCTCAGGCCAGGCGCTCGCGATTAACCGGTTTGACCGATGGAAGTGGGCATATATCTTCGGGACGCAAATACGATGTAGAATGGAAAGAATTCGCCGAAGAAATCTCTGCCACGATAGAATATGATGAGATTTATTTGCGCACCAAAAGATTATTGCATCGTATAATGAAAATTGAGGACAGTTTTTTTATTCTCAAGGAATCCGAACCGGGTCGCGATTATAGATTACTGGTCGGTGATGATATCGACCGTATTATTCCCGAGAAGAATTTGAATCAATTGTGCGATTGGCTGCACCGGTTGGGGCGCCCGATTGAAGTGAGTGATGTCAAAGATGTCGGAGAGATGGAGCTGAATCAGTATCAGGAATTGGAAAGGCTAATTCCGTTTAATGTATTTCTGCTTGTTCCCTTCGCGGCGCGCCATCAATTTATCGGTATGTGGGGAATTGGCCTTCATAATTCGGGCAGAAAACTTCTCAGTGACGAAATAGGTTTTGTCGAAGCCGCGGCCGGACCGGTCGCCTTGACTTTACATGGAGCGCGGATTACCGAAGAGCTGGTTACGTCGCGAGAAATTGAATCATACCACCGGTTTTCATCGTTTGTGCTGCACGATCTCAAAAATTCCGTCGGGATGCTATCGATGCTTTTGCAAAACGCCGACAAGAATATAGCCAATCCCGATTTTCAAAAAGAAGCCCTGGTGACAATCGGAAGGGCGGTCGATCGCCAGAAGAAAATAATATCACGCCTCACCGAAGATCGCGGCGAAGATAAATATTTTATTAAAGAGACTAACCTTGCTGAATTAATCAAATCCGCTACTGAAAGAGTTAGGATCGATACCATTCCCCAGGTTGATTTGAATTGTGAAATTGACGATAACGTTACAGTATTTGTGGATCCGGAAAAAATAGGTTCGGTGTTTGATAATTTGATAATGAACGCGGTCGAAGCGATGCCGGAAGGAGGCATTTTATCAATCAATATTGTATCTGAAGTTGATAGCGAAGCGATCGGAATAAAATTCAGCGATTCCGGTTGCGGGATGGATGCCGATTTTATTAATTCAAAATTATTTCGGCCGTTTAGCTCTACCAAAAAGCATGGTCTCGGGATAGGTATGTATCAGTCTCGAGAAGTTATACTTAAACACGGCGGACGCATGGAAGTAAAAAGCGAAATAGGTCGGGGAACCGATTTTATAATCTACTTACCCGGAGAAAGATAAGTGGCCAAACCTGTTATTCTCATAGTTGATGATGAAGAGGGAATTCGGTCTCAATTAAAATGGGCGCTGATTGATGATTATGAGGTTGTTGAAGCGTCGGGTCCGGATGATGCCCGCGCCCTGGCTTTTGATCATAAGCCCCTGATTGTTCTCCAGGACATAGCTTTGAATACGCGGGAAGGTGCCGCCGAAGGTATAGAGTTAATAGAGTATTACCTCAGGTTAAATTCTTTTTGCAAAGTTATTATGGTCACCGGACATGGTCAAAAAGAAAACGCTCTCAAAGCTGTCGCCAAAGGCGCATATGATTTTTTTGAAAAGCCGGTCGATTTGGATCAATTGAAAATTATCATGGATCGGGGCCTCCGGATGGCATCGCTGGAGGAAGAGAACCGGCAACTATCGACCGAGTTGGCCAATGTCAAACGATTTGACAATATCATTGGCGATTCGGATAAAATGCAGGAAGTCTATAAAATTATCGAAACGGTATCGGGAACCGATTATAAGGTTTTGATAACCGGGGAATCGGGGACGGGTAAAGAATTGGTCTCAAGAGCAATTCATAATTCCGGTCTTCGAAAGGGGCAGCCCTTTGTAACCATAAATTGCGGCGCGATTCCCGAAAACCTGCTCGAATCGGAATTATTTGGACATGAAAAAGGGGCCTTTACCGACGCCCATGCGCAGAAAATCGGTAAATTCGAGTTGGCTAATAACGGCACGATTTTCCTCGATGAAATTGGTGAGTTGCCGCTAAATCTTCAGGTTAAGCTACTGCGGGTCTTGGAAAACCATATTATTGAAAGGGTTGGCGGACGAGCGGAGATACCTCTCGAGGTTCGTGTCCTGGCGGCGACCAATCGAGATTTACTGGAAGAGGTTAAAAAAGGCGCCTTTCGTCAAGACTTATATTATCGACTATCAGTAATAACAATCGATTTACCGCCTCTCCGGGAGCGGGGAGACGATATCCTGTTGCTGGCCAAGACATTTCTAAATAGATACGGCCTTGAAAACAGAAGGACCAACCTGTCATTTTCTGAGGCATCAGCCCGCGCAATAGCGTCTTACGAATGGCCTGGTAATGTCCGTGAGCTCGAAAATAAAATTAAAAGAGCTGTTATCATGGCTCAGGACAAGAAGATAAAACCGATGGATTTGTCGTTACCCGCGGTTTCGGGAAACGGTGCCGGCCGGGCGACTTTGCAGGATGTCCGTGAAGAAACCGAAAGAGAATATATACTTGAATCCCTGATTAGAAACAATTGGAATATATCCCGAGTTTCGCGAGAATTGGGTACCAGCCGAACGACCCTGTATGATTTGATTGAGAAATACCGTCTTAAAGATAAATAGCTGTTCAAAATTGCGGTTTTTGCACATTTCCCCCTAAATAAATTCATCACCTTAACCGATTATACAACTATACCATAGTACGTTACAAGACGTTAGGGAAATACAAAATATGAAAAAAGTACTGCTTGTTGATGACGACGTTGAAATGTCGCAATCACTAATCAATTTATTTGACCCTGATAAATACGCTTTCCATCATCTGGAAGATGGACAGGAAACGACGAGTTATATTAAACAGCATGAGGAAAATCTTGATCTCGTAATGCTGGATGTGAACCTGCCGTCGTGCTCCGGTCTGGATGTATTAAGAAATATAAAAAAGATCAAGGATAATTTACCCGTCATAGTTATCTCCGGTTTTGTATCAACCGAAAATGCGATGGAAGCTATGCGCGAGGGTGCGTATGAATATTTAACCAAGCCATTTGAACTGAATAAATTGATTGAAATAGTTAATAAAGCATGCGGTTATCAGCAGGAGCCCCATATCAGAACGCCGCATGTGATCGCATCGGATGATGATAAGGCGAAAGATATTATTATCGGTCAATCGCCCGAAATAGTCGAAATTGCCAAGATGATTGGTCAGGTCGCCAAGACCGATGCGTCGGTTCTAATTTTCGGCGAGTCGGGCACCGGAAAAGAATTGGTAGCTCGCGCTATTCATCGTAATAGCCTGAGGCGAAACAATACTTTCCTATCGGTCAACTGTGCCGCGTTATCCGATACCCTGCTGGAGTCGGAATTATTCGGTCATGAAAAAGGAGCCTTCACCGGCGCGTATTTCAAGCGTATCGGAAAATTCGAACAATGCGATGACGGGACAATTTTCCTTGATGAAGTCGCTGATATGTCGATGTTGACTCAAGGAAAAGTACTTCGCGTTTTACAGGAAAAAGAATTTGAGCGGCTGGGTGGTAATGAGACAATTGGTGTTGACGTCCGGGTTATCGCGGCAACAAATAAATCATTAGTTCAATGCATGAAGGATGGCTCTTTTCGAGTTGACCTCTTCTATCGATTGAAAGTTGTTTCTCTGTACATTCCGCCTCTGCGCGACCGTCGCGAGGATATACCTCTCCTGGTAGATCATTTTATCAAGAAATATAATAAATCCCTGGGGAAAGACGTCCGTTCCGTTTCCAAAAAGGCCAAGACAGTATTATCGAAATATATCTGGCCGGGAAATGTCAGGGAACTTGAGAATAATATTCATACCGCTATGGTCATGTCCAAATCAGATATGCTTCAACCGGAAGATTTCCCGGTCTGCAATGAAGACACCAATAAGGTTGAAATTGATGTGGAAGGCTTGCAGGATAATTACACCGAAATGTTTGCTCGCCTGATTGAGCCGGTATTTCCAAAACTGATCGGCAGCAGCGAGGGCGGTATTTATCATCTGATGCAGTCATCCATGGAAAAGGCTTTGATCTCCGCCTGCCTGAAACATTTTAATTCCAATCAGGTCAAGGCTTCGGATATGCTGGGTATATCCCGCAATACTCTTCGGGATCGCATTAGCAAGTACGGCATATATTAGGCGATTCTATATTTCGAATTTTCCTGTGAGGAAAGGTTTAATTGGCCGCAATTAATATTGCGGCCTTTTTTTATCAGGCGTATATTGGCTAATATGGGATGATAAATATGCGAATATGTCATTTTGCCGACAATCATCTGGGCGCCGGTTCCGGACCGCGAGAAAACGATATCTTCGAAGGCTTTAAAAGAGCCGTCGATAAAATTGTTGAATTGCGCCCCGATTTAATCATAAACGCTGGCGACCTGTTTCACACAGTACAACCATCCAATAAAGTTATCGCCTTTGCCTCCCGCCAGCTTTTGCGTCTGGGACGGGATCATAAAATTCCAACGGTCATAATTTCGGGTAATCATGACGCTCCCAAACAAAAATATATCGCCGCGGCTTTATCGATATTTGAGGATTATGAAAATATTCACGTTATA
This window of the Candidatus Zixiibacteriota bacterium genome carries:
- the prsR gene encoding PEP-CTERM-box response regulator transcription factor, which codes for MAKPVILIVDDEEGIRSQLKWALIDDYEVVEASGPDDARALAFDHKPLIVLQDIALNTREGAAEGIELIEYYLRLNSFCKVIMVTGHGQKENALKAVAKGAYDFFEKPVDLDQLKIIMDRGLRMASLEEENRQLSTELANVKRFDNIIGDSDKMQEVYKIIETVSGTDYKVLITGESGTGKELVSRAIHNSGLRKGQPFVTINCGAIPENLLESELFGHEKGAFTDAHAQKIGKFELANNGTIFLDEIGELPLNLQVKLLRVLENHIIERVGGRAEIPLEVRVLAATNRDLLEEVKKGAFRQDLYYRLSVITIDLPPLRERGDDILLLAKTFLNRYGLENRRTNLSFSEASARAIASYEWPGNVRELENKIKRAVIMAQDKKIKPMDLSLPAVSGNGAGRATLQDVREETEREYILESLIRNNWNISRVSRELGTSRTTLYDLIEKYRLKDK
- a CDS encoding ATP-binding protein; translated protein: MEPVQVFLIVSFGLLLLSIFLVILYKRFSSYSRPLLYFSFINVIGIAALYIELGQFPQLWKTAHILVYAFISFMPFTWYVLSSCWAQDKNEFESKHRLFPRLLFYLAVLIFVIMIWQKAVDVVIIGDRWFIDFPKWRFFINLNLIICLTAGAYAIENRYRSSLGLSRERIKKSFYLLLTYVINFLALATIAIIYGQISDYLLALNFFLAGLICLFYVRHVIRFEPENDGIIISRKASYSSIVVVIFGLYFLVIGLTGEILRKLNLNEGAFFTVVALILIVSTFIVFFYSQARRSRLTGLTDGSGHISSGRKYDVEWKEFAEEISATIEYDEIYLRTKRLLHRIMKIEDSFFILKESEPGRDYRLLVGDDIDRIIPEKNLNQLCDWLHRLGRPIEVSDVKDVGEMELNQYQELERLIPFNVFLLVPFAARHQFIGMWGIGLHNSGRKLLSDEIGFVEAAAGPVALTLHGARITEELVTSREIESYHRFSSFVLHDLKNSVGMLSMLLQNADKNIANPDFQKEALVTIGRAVDRQKKIISRLTEDRGEDKYFIKETNLAELIKSATERVRIDTIPQVDLNCEIDDNVTVFVDPEKIGSVFDNLIMNAVEAMPEGGILSINIVSEVDSEAIGIKFSDSGCGMDADFINSKLFRPFSSTKKHGLGIGMYQSREVILKHGGRMEVKSEIGRGTDFIIYLPGER
- a CDS encoding sigma-54 dependent transcriptional regulator; translated protein: MKKVLLVDDDVEMSQSLINLFDPDKYAFHHLEDGQETTSYIKQHEENLDLVMLDVNLPSCSGLDVLRNIKKIKDNLPVIVISGFVSTENAMEAMREGAYEYLTKPFELNKLIEIVNKACGYQQEPHIRTPHVIASDDDKAKDIIIGQSPEIVEIAKMIGQVAKTDASVLIFGESGTGKELVARAIHRNSLRRNNTFLSVNCAALSDTLLESELFGHEKGAFTGAYFKRIGKFEQCDDGTIFLDEVADMSMLTQGKVLRVLQEKEFERLGGNETIGVDVRVIAATNKSLVQCMKDGSFRVDLFYRLKVVSLYIPPLRDRREDIPLLVDHFIKKYNKSLGKDVRSVSKKAKTVLSKYIWPGNVRELENNIHTAMVMSKSDMLQPEDFPVCNEDTNKVEIDVEGLQDNYTEMFARLIEPVFPKLIGSSEGGIYHLMQSSMEKALISACLKHFNSNQVKASDMLGISRNTLRDRISKYGIY